The Argentina anserina chromosome 3, drPotAnse1.1, whole genome shotgun sequence genome includes a region encoding these proteins:
- the LOC126787474 gene encoding GPI-anchored protein LLG1-like — MITYSYRSSCHYLVFFFLLILLCLASTSSSATFLPNHIFDPPRGPFGRSLLQTQKTCPVNFENQNYTILTSKCKGPNYPPKICCEALKEFACPFAEQVSDEKSDCATTMFSYINIYGKYPPGLFASQCKEDNKIGLECADAEPPKPSSSKASPSAAHVALAAAIILLSLHFL, encoded by the exons ATGATTACGTATTCGTATCGATCGTCATGTCATTATCtcgtttttttctttctcctgaTTCTCCTGTGCTTGGCTTCAACCTCGTCCTCCGCCACATTCCTCCCca ATCATATATTTGACCCTCCTCGTGGACCCTTTGGACGCTCGCTTCTTCAAACCCAAAAAA CTTGCCCTGTGAACTTTGAGAATCAGAATTACACAATCCTTACAAGCAAGTGCAAGGGACCAAATTACCCACCCAAGATCTGTTGTGAAGCTTTAAAGGAATTTGCCTGCCCTTTTGCAGAGCAGGTTAGTGACGAAAAAAGTGATTGCGCTACAACCATGTTTAGCTACATAAACATCTATGGGAAATACCCTCCTGGCCTGTTTGCATCTCAATGTAAAGAAGACAATAAAATTGGTCTTGAATGTGCGGATGCTGAGCCACCAAAACCCAGCAGCAGCAAAGCCTCCCCATCGGCGGCTCACGTAGCACTGGCCGCTGCTATCATATTATTATCATTACATTTCCTTtga
- the LOC126786442 gene encoding PHD finger-like domain-containing protein 5A: MAKHHPDLIMCRKQPGIAIGRLCEKCDGKCVICDSYVRPCTLVRVCDECNYGSFQGRCVICGGVGISDAYYCKECTQQEKDRDGCPKIVNLGSAKTDLFYERKKYGFKKR; this comes from the coding sequence ATGGCGAAGCATCACCCTGATTTGATCATGTGCCGGAAGCAACCAGGGATTGCCATCGGGCGGCTCTGTGAGAAGTGTGATGGTAAGTGTGTGATATGTGACTCTTATGTGCGCCCTTGCACTCTTGTAAGGGTTTGTGATGAATGCAACTACGGATCATTTCAGGGTCGTTGTGTTATCTGTGGAGGAGTTGGTATTTCTGATGCTTACTATTGCAAGGAGTGTACACAGCAGGAGAAAGACAGGGATGGATGCCCAAAGATTGTCAATCTAGGTAGTGCCAAAACAGATCTCTTTTATGAACGGAAGAAGTATGGCTTTAAGAAGAGATGA